A single window of Bombus pascuorum chromosome 1, iyBomPasc1.1, whole genome shotgun sequence DNA harbors:
- the LOC132913877 gene encoding GTPase-activating protein CdGAPr isoform X4: MPGPAQERPRAQRLTDIEPQTVKGLGCNRTDDFSTPVSSGSNMSSIARFPKLDECAHFHYEHVELSSLEVSLSEGTNDSDSYAVRVTSGDACWTLQRSYDNFVMFDKQLHRCIFDRKFSSLTKLPDTRPKNTCDILRDYLNRFSQLNHEGLNCGPVLNWLQLDNRGRRILVPESDSCPINTPAVAAAYAVRPYVAQAPDEISFQVGDMISVIDMPPPGESTWWRGKHGFAVGFFPAECVAVIGDKVPRHLTVSTTVRSKLPVKPVLRKHGKLIAFFRSFILNRPSRRRLKQSGILKERVFGCDLGEHLLNSGQDVPTVLTCCAEFIENHGLVDGIYRLSGVTSNIQRLRNAFDEDRVPALHSDESILQDIHSVASLLKMYFRELPNPLCTYQLYSTFVSAVQASTDAERLRRMRDTVRKLPPPHYRTLEYLMRHLVRVAARGAETGMTPRNVAIVWAPNLLRCKELEVGGVAALQGVGVQAVVTEFLVCYAELIFGDGPVGRPKSLAITTPARLLSLEEARNRSLRGEPDYVEVGAGPAGLPLHYHTVIELPRKRNGSKRSPSLNWRALFGRGGLGARGKTRQVGTPPQTETVPSSLNSLRRLRPVKSADSLDADAPNTSSPLDLSEIQLNFDLEEREMRMFSEEESGGVASVEASPRRQRTEGTQNTAATGGSKRKRSRLEERLQCDVELRFIDSQSPDQVMVSADVHSMDTPSPLPTPGYLPLLSEASTPLTPATLHGTPHSTSPVPANSPRISFRSFTLPLEIDEEQSNANKLNRTSVSSDKSSDPSHRLSVNLEGQSNAKSCERIMTYDKHVDLYDDKESSKAQKTSKESNLVVSDVVDQDMTPCDRLMSHPSEIESSKVTMSPCKDVENRSSSCSVDDNKSHSDNRDTLDVRKHDASTNKSIGSQHDDAMAGNSDAHRNDLPGLPLSSATDLDSPMSCEQTIEDLPDSGFVICDNSDKIFTNTETSQMISNTNDSGEWVIVETTGSITTPTSESSSSKDPLEGTVNNAIATDAPQLRSMSENVSRTSLDLTMGSTVDTDTSCIGVSDLTESPVLPQESAEMTFDVADNRDLEEHDATAQRTSRAFEDQTSFGMVNSGNNYSNIVHSPIHDQDNGNQKIRTVSMTDIRMNQKSSEMEHEVTACYSQLDNTEAFNRNENPAKKEAVVEEKTFESSQRSSKSHSDFQQKEIRRSLQLHQKPQFQASDRRSFSNQSKKSQDLDLSLANTDNKQRSQSQKPEKCQSFEYVSPKESDQNSQQHKQFPTRTEDPSKCNNVKNSQLQEHIEVVIPSENAAEPSEIAHPPEGASEPTSLNSSCTFSNASSPVDDSIVLRDTAAILQELALQRLSGGIVGDLSVPPRRRYETENNKDRRSFDSEIGREIVRERKMRQELDSARGKSEEPPVNNTQHLPPCLRARHARATRASLSRSLDEAKFNKMSEEASLPVKQATEDAQHSSTPNVGTGSSNSSSANSDKTHLKNLGGLDLGDPQCRERIEKYKEERRTFLRDKYRSESFRGMLSKTEDDGEQALLARLKQRATRPSLH, encoded by the exons GTTTCGCTTAGCGAAGGTACCAATGATTCCGACAGCTACGCGGTCAGAGTAACATCTGGGGATGCATGCTGGACGCTGCAACGATCTTATGataattttgttatgtttGACAAGCAATTGCATCGCTGCATATTTGACAGGAAGTTCTCTTCCTTAACAAAGCTTCCAGATACACGGCCAAAGAACACCTGTGATATACTGAGGGACTATTTGAATAGGTTCTCGCAGTTAAATCACGAAGGCCTAAATTGCGGTCCTGTGTTAAATTGGTTGCAGCTAGATAATAGAGGAAGAAGAATCCTCGTGCCAGAGTCAGATTCATGTCCCATTAATACTCCCGCAGTAGCCGCGGCTTATGCAGTTAGACCTTATGTGGCTCAGGCACCGGATGAAATCTCCTTTCAG GTTGGAGACATGATTTCTGTAATAGATATGCCTCCTCCAGGGGAAAGTACTTGGTGGCGTGGGAAGCACGGATTTGCAGTCGGTTTTTTCCCAGCCGAATGTGTGGCTGTGATCGGGGATAAAGTACCACGGCATCTGACCGTGTCAACGACAGTTAGATCAAAGTTACCCGTGAAACCGGTGCTTAGAAAGCACGGAAAGCTAATCGCCTTTTTCAGATCGTTCATATTGAATAGACCGTCTAGGAGACGATTAAAGCAGTCAGGAATCCTGAAGGAACGTGTATTTGGTTGTGATTTAGGGGAACATCTTTTAAATTCTGGTCAAGATg TGCCTACGGTTTTAACATGTTGCGCTGAATTCATCGAGAATCATGGCTTAGTGGACGGTATATATCGTCTAAGCGGCGTGACATCGAACATTCAGAGATTACGAAACGCGTTCGACGAGGATCGTGTTCCTGCATTGCATTCCGATGAAAGtattttacaagatattcattctgtagcgtcgttgttGAAAATGTACTTCAGAGAACTACCGAATCCACTCTGTACATACCAGCTTTATTCTACTTTCGTTAGCGCAGTTCAAGCTAGCACCGACGCGGAAAGATTAAGGCGAATGAGGGATACCGTTAGAAAATTACCACCACCGCATTACAG AACCTTAGAGTATCTGATGCGTCATTTAGTGAGAGTGGCAGCTCGAGGAGCGGAGACCGGTATGACACCACGTAACGTTGCCATTGTTTGGGCTCCAAACCTTCTAAGATGCAAGGAATTAGAGGTTGGGGGTGTAGCAGCGTTGCAGGGTGTCGGTGTGCAGGCTGTGGTCACAGAGTTTTTAGTCTGTTACGCCGAATTAATTTTCGGAGACGGTCCAGTTGGACGGCCGAAATCGCTAGCTATTACAACACCGGCGAGATTGCTCAGTTTGGAAGAGGCTCGAAATCGAAGCTTGAGGGGCGAGCCTGATTACGTGGAAGTGGGCGCTGGTCCAGCCGGGTTACCATTACATTACCATACGGTCATAGAATTACCGCGAAAGAGAAACGGCTCGAAACGTTCACCCTCATTGAACTGGAGAGCTTTATTCGGGCGAGGTGGCTTGGGTGCCAGAGGAAAAACAAGACAAGTTGGCACGCCACCTCAAACAGAAACGGTGCCAAGTTCCTTAAACTCCTTACGACGGTTAAGACCGGTGAAAAGCGCAGACAGCTTGGACG CGGACGCACCGAATACATCGTCGCCGTTGGATCTGTCGGAAATTCAGCTTAATTTCGACTTGGAGGAACGGGAGATGAGAATGTTCTCGGAGGAGGAGAGTGGCGGAGTGGCGTCGGTAGAAGCGTCACCAAGACGTCAGAGGACGGAAGGAACACAAAATACCGCTGCCACCGGTGGATCCAAAAGAAAGAGATCGCGATTAGAGGAAAGACTGCAGTGCGACGTTGAGTTGCGCTTCATTGATAGCCAAAGTCCTGATCAg GTGATGGTTTCTGCAGATGTTCACAGTATGGATACCCCATCTCCTTTGCCAACACCAGGGTACCTTCCATTATTATCCGAAGCTTCAACCCCACTCACACCCGCCACGCTACATGGAACACCGCATTCTACATCACCTGTACCAGCTAACAGTCCTAGGATAAGTTTTCGAAGTTTCACTTTACCTTTAGAAATCGACGAGGAACAAAGCAACGCGAACAAACTGAACAGAACTAGCGTGTCTTCCGATAAATCATCCGACCCTAGTCATAGGTTATCCGTAAACTTAGAAGGACAGAGTAACGCTAAGTCCTGCGAGAGGATAATGACATACGACAAACATGTAGATTTGTACGATGATAAAGAGTCTTCCAAGGCTCAAAAGACTTCGAAGGAATCGAACCTAGTTGTATCAGACGTAGTCGACCAAGACATGACACCTTGCGACAGGTTAATGTCTCATCCTAGCGAGATAGAATCTAGTAAAGTAACCATGTCTCCGTGTAAAGACGTAGAAAATAGATCGAGCTCCTGTTCCGTTGACGATAATAAATCTCACAGTGACAACAGAGACACGTTGGACGTGAGAAAACACGATGCATCGACCAACAAATCGATCGGTTCGCAGCACGACGATGCCATGGCTGGAAATTCAGACGCACACAGAAACGACTTGCCAGGATTGCCACTATCTAGCGCCACCGATCTAGATTCTCCGATGTCATGCGAGCAGACTATCGAGGACTTGCCCGATTCCGGTTTTGTGATTTGTGATAACTCTGACAAGATATTCACCAACACAGAAACGTCACAGATGATATCGAATACCAACGATTCTGGCGAATGGGTGATAGTCGAGACTACGGGCTCGATCACGACACCGACGAGCGAGTCGAGCAGTTCGAAGGATCCTTTGGAAGGCACCGTGAATAACGCGATCGCGACTGATGCACCGCAACTGAGATCCATGTCGGAGAACGTTTCCAGAACCTCCTTGGATCTTACTATGGGCTCGACAGTAGACACAGACACATCGTGCATTGGTGTCAGTGATTTAACCGAAAGTCCCGTTCTTCCTCAAGAATCTGCCGAGATGACATTTGACGTTGCCGACAACAGAGACCTCGAGGAACACGACGCCACCGCGCAGAGGACTTCTAGAGCTTTCGAGGACCAAACGAGTTTCGGGATGGTCAATTCTGgcaataattattcaaacatCGTTCACTCGCCCATACATGATCAGGATAATGGAAATCAGAAAATTCGCACCGTTAGTATGACGGACATTCGTATGAATCAGAAATCTAGCGAAATGGAGCACGAAGTCACCGCCTGCTATTCGCAACTAGACAACACCGAAGCCTTCAACAGAAACGAGAATCCAGCAAAGAAAGAAGCTGTGGTAGAAGAGAAGACTTTCGAAAGCTCTCAACGCTCTTCGAAAAGCCACTCAGACTTTCAGCAGAAAGAAATTCGACGTTCTTTGCAGCTACATCAGAAGCCACAATTCCAAGCAAGCGACCGCCGTTCGTTCTCTAATCAATCAAAGAAGAGCCAGGATCTGGATCTATCCTTGGCCAATACGGATAATAAACAACGCAGCCAGAGTCAAAAGCCAGAAAAGTGCCAAAGCTTCGAATACGTTTCACCAAAGGAATCAGATCAGAACAGTCAGCAACACAAACAGTTCCCTACACGTACTGAGGACCCTTCTAAATGTAACAACGTAAAGAACAGTCAACTGCAAGAGCACATAGAAGTAGTAATACCATCGGAAAATGCTGCCGAGCCCAGTGAAATAGCCCATCCCCCGGAAGGTGCATCCGAACCAACGTCTTTAAACTCATCTTGTACCTTCTCGAATGCATCTTCTCCAGTGGATGATTCTATCGTTCTTCGAGATACAGCCGCTATACTTCAAGAGTTAGCGTTGCAAAGATTATCTGGAGGCATTGTGGGTGACTTGTCTGTTCCTCCGCGAAGAAGATACGAAACGGAGAATAATAAAGATAGAAGAAGCTTCGATTCTGAGATCGGTAGGGAGATAGTTCGTGAAAGAAAGATGAGGCAGGAACTGGACTCTGCTCGGGGAAAATCGGAAGAGCCACCGGTGAATAATACTCAACATCTGCCGCCATGTTTGAGAGCTCGTCACGCAAGAGCGACACGAGCGTCTCTTAGTAGATCGTTAGACGAGGCAAAGTTTAACAAAATGTCGGAGGAAGCTTCTCTACCTGTGAAACAGGCTACGGAGGACGCACAGCACAGTTCCACACCTAACGTTGGAACAGGATCGTCGAACAGTTCCTCGGCTAACTCCGATAAAACGCATCTAAAGAACCTAGGTGGTTTAGATTTGGGCGATCCCCAGTGCAGAGAAAGGATAGAAAAGTACAAAGAAGAGAGGAGAACGTTCTTAAGGGACAAGTACAGATCGGAGAGTTTTCGAGGGATGTTGTCGAAGACAGAAGACGATGGGGAGCAGGCGCTTTTGGCTAGGCTAAAACAGAGAGCCACTAGACCCTCCCTTCATTGa
- the LOC132913877 gene encoding GTPase-activating protein CdGAPr isoform X3, giving the protein MRRVFLASCASCSSRLEGLGCNRTDDFSTPVSSGSNMSSIARFPKLDECAHFHYEHVELSSLEVSLSEGTNDSDSYAVRVTSGDACWTLQRSYDNFVMFDKQLHRCIFDRKFSSLTKLPDTRPKNTCDILRDYLNRFSQLNHEGLNCGPVLNWLQLDNRGRRILVPESDSCPINTPAVAAAYAVRPYVAQAPDEISFQVGDMISVIDMPPPGESTWWRGKHGFAVGFFPAECVAVIGDKVPRHLTVSTTVRSKLPVKPVLRKHGKLIAFFRSFILNRPSRRRLKQSGILKERVFGCDLGEHLLNSGQDVPTVLTCCAEFIENHGLVDGIYRLSGVTSNIQRLRNAFDEDRVPALHSDESILQDIHSVASLLKMYFRELPNPLCTYQLYSTFVSAVQASTDAERLRRMRDTVRKLPPPHYRTLEYLMRHLVRVAARGAETGMTPRNVAIVWAPNLLRCKELEVGGVAALQGVGVQAVVTEFLVCYAELIFGDGPVGRPKSLAITTPARLLSLEEARNRSLRGEPDYVEVGAGPAGLPLHYHTVIELPRKRNGSKRSPSLNWRALFGRGGLGARGKTRQVGTPPQTETVPSSLNSLRRLRPVKSADSLDGEDSLGPLLGPPPARPCGHSRSVSHDSYFDHLADAPNTSSPLDLSEIQLNFDLEEREMRMFSEEESGGVASVEASPRRQRTEGTQNTAATGGSKRKRSRLEERLQCDVELRFIDSQSPDQVMVSADVHSMDTPSPLPTPGYLPLLSEASTPLTPATLHGTPHSTSPVPANSPRISFRSFTLPLEIDEEQSNANKLNRTSVSSDKSSDPSHRLSVNLEGQSNAKSCERIMTYDKHVDLYDDKESSKAQKTSKESNLVVSDVVDQDMTPCDRLMSHPSEIESSKVTMSPCKDVENRSSSCSVDDNKSHSDNRDTLDVRKHDASTNKSIGSQHDDAMAGNSDAHRNDLPGLPLSSATDLDSPMSCEQTIEDLPDSGFVICDNSDKIFTNTETSQMISNTNDSGEWVIVETTGSITTPTSESSSSKDPLEGTVNNAIATDAPQLRSMSENVSRTSLDLTMGSTVDTDTSCIGVSDLTESPVLPQESAEMTFDVADNRDLEEHDATAQRTSRAFEDQTSFGMVNSGNNYSNIVHSPIHDQDNGNQKIRTVSMTDIRMNQKSSEMEHEVTACYSQLDNTEAFNRNENPAKKEAVVEEKTFESSQRSSKSHSDFQQKEIRRSLQLHQKPQFQASDRRSFSNQSKKSQDLDLSLANTDNKQRSQSQKPEKCQSFEYVSPKESDQNSQQHKQFPTRTEDPSKCNNVKNSQLQEHIEVVIPSENAAEPSEIAHPPEGASEPTSLNSSCTFSNASSPVDDSIVLRDTAAILQELALQRLSGGIVGDLSVPPRRRYETENNKDRRSFDSEIGREIVRERKMRQELDSARGKSEEPPVNNTQHLPPCLRARHARATRASLSRSLDEAKFNKMSEEASLPVKQATEDAQHSSTPNVGTGSSNSSSANSDKTHLKNLGGLDLGDPQCRERIEKYKEERRTFLRDKYRSESFRGMLSKTEDDGEQALLARLKQRATRPSLH; this is encoded by the exons GTTTCGCTTAGCGAAGGTACCAATGATTCCGACAGCTACGCGGTCAGAGTAACATCTGGGGATGCATGCTGGACGCTGCAACGATCTTATGataattttgttatgtttGACAAGCAATTGCATCGCTGCATATTTGACAGGAAGTTCTCTTCCTTAACAAAGCTTCCAGATACACGGCCAAAGAACACCTGTGATATACTGAGGGACTATTTGAATAGGTTCTCGCAGTTAAATCACGAAGGCCTAAATTGCGGTCCTGTGTTAAATTGGTTGCAGCTAGATAATAGAGGAAGAAGAATCCTCGTGCCAGAGTCAGATTCATGTCCCATTAATACTCCCGCAGTAGCCGCGGCTTATGCAGTTAGACCTTATGTGGCTCAGGCACCGGATGAAATCTCCTTTCAG GTTGGAGACATGATTTCTGTAATAGATATGCCTCCTCCAGGGGAAAGTACTTGGTGGCGTGGGAAGCACGGATTTGCAGTCGGTTTTTTCCCAGCCGAATGTGTGGCTGTGATCGGGGATAAAGTACCACGGCATCTGACCGTGTCAACGACAGTTAGATCAAAGTTACCCGTGAAACCGGTGCTTAGAAAGCACGGAAAGCTAATCGCCTTTTTCAGATCGTTCATATTGAATAGACCGTCTAGGAGACGATTAAAGCAGTCAGGAATCCTGAAGGAACGTGTATTTGGTTGTGATTTAGGGGAACATCTTTTAAATTCTGGTCAAGATg TGCCTACGGTTTTAACATGTTGCGCTGAATTCATCGAGAATCATGGCTTAGTGGACGGTATATATCGTCTAAGCGGCGTGACATCGAACATTCAGAGATTACGAAACGCGTTCGACGAGGATCGTGTTCCTGCATTGCATTCCGATGAAAGtattttacaagatattcattctgtagcgtcgttgttGAAAATGTACTTCAGAGAACTACCGAATCCACTCTGTACATACCAGCTTTATTCTACTTTCGTTAGCGCAGTTCAAGCTAGCACCGACGCGGAAAGATTAAGGCGAATGAGGGATACCGTTAGAAAATTACCACCACCGCATTACAG AACCTTAGAGTATCTGATGCGTCATTTAGTGAGAGTGGCAGCTCGAGGAGCGGAGACCGGTATGACACCACGTAACGTTGCCATTGTTTGGGCTCCAAACCTTCTAAGATGCAAGGAATTAGAGGTTGGGGGTGTAGCAGCGTTGCAGGGTGTCGGTGTGCAGGCTGTGGTCACAGAGTTTTTAGTCTGTTACGCCGAATTAATTTTCGGAGACGGTCCAGTTGGACGGCCGAAATCGCTAGCTATTACAACACCGGCGAGATTGCTCAGTTTGGAAGAGGCTCGAAATCGAAGCTTGAGGGGCGAGCCTGATTACGTGGAAGTGGGCGCTGGTCCAGCCGGGTTACCATTACATTACCATACGGTCATAGAATTACCGCGAAAGAGAAACGGCTCGAAACGTTCACCCTCATTGAACTGGAGAGCTTTATTCGGGCGAGGTGGCTTGGGTGCCAGAGGAAAAACAAGACAAGTTGGCACGCCACCTCAAACAGAAACGGTGCCAAGTTCCTTAAACTCCTTACGACGGTTAAGACCGGTGAAAAGCGCAGACAGCTTGGACGGTGAGGACAGTTTAGGTCCTCTGCTTGGACCACCACCAGCTAGACCTTGCGGACATAGTCGATCGGTTTCGCATGATTCGTATTTCGATCATTTAGCGGACGCACCGAATACATCGTCGCCGTTGGATCTGTCGGAAATTCAGCTTAATTTCGACTTGGAGGAACGGGAGATGAGAATGTTCTCGGAGGAGGAGAGTGGCGGAGTGGCGTCGGTAGAAGCGTCACCAAGACGTCAGAGGACGGAAGGAACACAAAATACCGCTGCCACCGGTGGATCCAAAAGAAAGAGATCGCGATTAGAGGAAAGACTGCAGTGCGACGTTGAGTTGCGCTTCATTGATAGCCAAAGTCCTGATCAg GTGATGGTTTCTGCAGATGTTCACAGTATGGATACCCCATCTCCTTTGCCAACACCAGGGTACCTTCCATTATTATCCGAAGCTTCAACCCCACTCACACCCGCCACGCTACATGGAACACCGCATTCTACATCACCTGTACCAGCTAACAGTCCTAGGATAAGTTTTCGAAGTTTCACTTTACCTTTAGAAATCGACGAGGAACAAAGCAACGCGAACAAACTGAACAGAACTAGCGTGTCTTCCGATAAATCATCCGACCCTAGTCATAGGTTATCCGTAAACTTAGAAGGACAGAGTAACGCTAAGTCCTGCGAGAGGATAATGACATACGACAAACATGTAGATTTGTACGATGATAAAGAGTCTTCCAAGGCTCAAAAGACTTCGAAGGAATCGAACCTAGTTGTATCAGACGTAGTCGACCAAGACATGACACCTTGCGACAGGTTAATGTCTCATCCTAGCGAGATAGAATCTAGTAAAGTAACCATGTCTCCGTGTAAAGACGTAGAAAATAGATCGAGCTCCTGTTCCGTTGACGATAATAAATCTCACAGTGACAACAGAGACACGTTGGACGTGAGAAAACACGATGCATCGACCAACAAATCGATCGGTTCGCAGCACGACGATGCCATGGCTGGAAATTCAGACGCACACAGAAACGACTTGCCAGGATTGCCACTATCTAGCGCCACCGATCTAGATTCTCCGATGTCATGCGAGCAGACTATCGAGGACTTGCCCGATTCCGGTTTTGTGATTTGTGATAACTCTGACAAGATATTCACCAACACAGAAACGTCACAGATGATATCGAATACCAACGATTCTGGCGAATGGGTGATAGTCGAGACTACGGGCTCGATCACGACACCGACGAGCGAGTCGAGCAGTTCGAAGGATCCTTTGGAAGGCACCGTGAATAACGCGATCGCGACTGATGCACCGCAACTGAGATCCATGTCGGAGAACGTTTCCAGAACCTCCTTGGATCTTACTATGGGCTCGACAGTAGACACAGACACATCGTGCATTGGTGTCAGTGATTTAACCGAAAGTCCCGTTCTTCCTCAAGAATCTGCCGAGATGACATTTGACGTTGCCGACAACAGAGACCTCGAGGAACACGACGCCACCGCGCAGAGGACTTCTAGAGCTTTCGAGGACCAAACGAGTTTCGGGATGGTCAATTCTGgcaataattattcaaacatCGTTCACTCGCCCATACATGATCAGGATAATGGAAATCAGAAAATTCGCACCGTTAGTATGACGGACATTCGTATGAATCAGAAATCTAGCGAAATGGAGCACGAAGTCACCGCCTGCTATTCGCAACTAGACAACACCGAAGCCTTCAACAGAAACGAGAATCCAGCAAAGAAAGAAGCTGTGGTAGAAGAGAAGACTTTCGAAAGCTCTCAACGCTCTTCGAAAAGCCACTCAGACTTTCAGCAGAAAGAAATTCGACGTTCTTTGCAGCTACATCAGAAGCCACAATTCCAAGCAAGCGACCGCCGTTCGTTCTCTAATCAATCAAAGAAGAGCCAGGATCTGGATCTATCCTTGGCCAATACGGATAATAAACAACGCAGCCAGAGTCAAAAGCCAGAAAAGTGCCAAAGCTTCGAATACGTTTCACCAAAGGAATCAGATCAGAACAGTCAGCAACACAAACAGTTCCCTACACGTACTGAGGACCCTTCTAAATGTAACAACGTAAAGAACAGTCAACTGCAAGAGCACATAGAAGTAGTAATACCATCGGAAAATGCTGCCGAGCCCAGTGAAATAGCCCATCCCCCGGAAGGTGCATCCGAACCAACGTCTTTAAACTCATCTTGTACCTTCTCGAATGCATCTTCTCCAGTGGATGATTCTATCGTTCTTCGAGATACAGCCGCTATACTTCAAGAGTTAGCGTTGCAAAGATTATCTGGAGGCATTGTGGGTGACTTGTCTGTTCCTCCGCGAAGAAGATACGAAACGGAGAATAATAAAGATAGAAGAAGCTTCGATTCTGAGATCGGTAGGGAGATAGTTCGTGAAAGAAAGATGAGGCAGGAACTGGACTCTGCTCGGGGAAAATCGGAAGAGCCACCGGTGAATAATACTCAACATCTGCCGCCATGTTTGAGAGCTCGTCACGCAAGAGCGACACGAGCGTCTCTTAGTAGATCGTTAGACGAGGCAAAGTTTAACAAAATGTCGGAGGAAGCTTCTCTACCTGTGAAACAGGCTACGGAGGACGCACAGCACAGTTCCACACCTAACGTTGGAACAGGATCGTCGAACAGTTCCTCGGCTAACTCCGATAAAACGCATCTAAAGAACCTAGGTGGTTTAGATTTGGGCGATCCCCAGTGCAGAGAAAGGATAGAAAAGTACAAAGAAGAGAGGAGAACGTTCTTAAGGGACAAGTACAGATCGGAGAGTTTTCGAGGGATGTTGTCGAAGACAGAAGACGATGGGGAGCAGGCGCTTTTGGCTAGGCTAAAACAGAGAGCCACTAGACCCTCCCTTCATTGa